The sequence TCTCGCGGCAGAACGCCATCACCCTGGCCTCGAACTCCGTGTTCGCCGCGGCCCTCTCCAGATCGGATGCGTCGGCCACGCGAATGAAGGATCCCATCGGTTCGCCGGGGGACGGCTCCCCGGTGCGGTACTTGGCAACCACCCGCCCGAGGTCCTCGCCCCTCTCGAGCGAGACCACGACCAGCGAACCCGCGTCGACCGGGAGCCCGGGATTCGAGAACAGCCCCAGCCTCCTGGCACGGAATGCAACCTCCAGGAGCTCTCCCTGGGCGACGGCGCCCGCGGGACATGCCTCCGTATCCCTCCCGGGTTCGCGGGCCCCCTCGAAGGCCTCTGTGATCAATGCACCTCACCTCGCTTCGCATCGCTCGAGCTCAGCACGTGCCAGGCTCCCGTGAAGGCCGCGATGAGCGCCGCGGCCGGATTGACGTTGGCCCTGATCCGGGCCTCGCACACCTGGAATGCTTCGACCGCCTTCCCGAGGGAGTCGGCCGGCCAGCCGCACCCCCGGGGCAGGTCGTCCGGGGTCGAGAAGACTGCAGGGCTGCCCACGGCGAGCCTCCGCAGGTCGTGGAGGATGGCGGACATCCCGGCGCACAGGCTCGTGCTCCCGGGGACGCCCAGCGCCTTGGCCATCACCCGGACGGCCGGGATGATGCCCGACGGCTCCGCGAGGGAGAGCAGCTCGAGCCCCCGCTCGACCACGGAAGGCAGCACCGGGCCCTCCTTCGCCAGAGAGAGCGCATCGCCCACGCTGCCGTCGGCCATGGCGGCCGCGCGGGAGGCTTCGGCAGGGGTTGTCCCGGCGCGCTCCACGAGGATGCGGGCCACCGTCTCCGCGGGGACGCGGCCGAATCTCACGAGATGGGCACGCGAACGGACGGTGGGGATCACCCCTGAAACCCTCTCCGCGGTCAGGATCAGGAGGGTTTCGGGTGGCGGCTCCTCGAGGGACTTGAGCAGGGCGTTGGAGGCTTCCTGCCTCATCCTGTCGACGTCGAGCAGGATCTCGACGCGCCCCTTGCCTTCGTAGGGCTTCAGTGCCATGCGGGCCTGTATCTCCCTGACGGCGTCTATCACGATCGCGGAGTTGCCCGGCACTGCAAGCCGTGTCGTGCCGTCGCCCGACCTCTTCGAGATGAGGTCGGCGATCTCCTCCGGCTTCGTGGCCCCCAGCACCGGGAACGTGATCCTCACATCCGGGTGCTGGAGCTTCATGATCCTCCGGCAGTCGCCGCACCCGCCGCACCAGCCCGTCCGGGAATTCCTGCACATGAACGACGCGGCCAGGACCAGCGCGGTGGAGAACCTGCCGGTGCCCCTGGGTCCGGCGAAGAGATATGCATGAGCCAGCCTGCCGGAGGACAGGGCCGCCTGGAGGACCTCCTCGACGTCGTCGTGCCCCAGGATGGGGTCGGGGCTCCTCCGGCCCAGTATCCCCGTCACTGGAGGTATCCTTCGGGGTCGACGGGCTGGCCGCCGGCCCTGATCTCGAAGTAGTAGCCGGCCCTCCCGTCGGAAAGGGAGCCTGCCCGGCCGAGGCGCTGCCCTCCGTCCACGTTGTCGCCGCATTCCACGTCCAGGTCTCCCAGATCGGCATAGATGGTGTAGTAGCCGTCGAGATGGTCGACGATCACCATCCGGCCCAGGCTGGGGAACTCGCGGGCGTACAGCACCATCCCGCCGGATACGGCGTTCACGTCGCATGCCGGCGGGGTCGCCACGCTTATGCCGTTGCTCGTGGTCTCCGTGCCGTAGACGGGGTGGACCTCGAGGCCGAAGCGGCGGACCACCTCGCCGTCGGCGGGCCACGGGAGGGAGCCGGCCGAGTTCCCTATCACGCTCTCGGCGGATGGCTGGACGAGGCCCAGTGTCGCCGACACCGTGGAGCTCGCGGCCCTGAGGTCGCTCACGAGGGACGAGACCCTCTCCCTCTCGAGTTCGAGCGCCGCCGAGGAGTCCCTGGCGCGGGCCAGCTCGCTGCCGAGCTGGAGCCTGAGCATGGCCTGCCTGCCCTCTTCGGACACGATCCTCTCCTGGATCTCGTCCATCTGCCTCCTGAGCGATGCGATCTCGGTCTGGGCGAGACGGAGAGAGTCCCTGTACCTCGAAAGGGAATCCGTCTCCATGCCGATCAGGATCTGCTCCTCGGCCGCCCTGCGGGCCAGGAACTCGAGGTAGGCCTCGCGCCTGAGCACCCGGGAGAGCCCCCCGCGACAGAAGAGGGCCTCGGAGCCTAGCAGGCTCCTGTGCGAGTAGACATAGACAAGGTACTCGGAGAGGCTGCCCGAGAGAGCGGCCTGGAGCGACTCCCCCGCGGCGCATCGGGAGTCGATCACCTCGAGGTCGCCCAGCAGCAGGGCCTCCTGCTGTTCCAGCCCCGCATAGAATGCCCTGGCGGCCAGGAGGTTCTCGTGGATGGCCACGAGGATGTCGGAGACGGCGGCATGCTGGGCTTCCAGGTCCGCCGCGCGTATCCTGGTCTCTTCGAGCCGGGCGCCCAGGCTGTCCAGCCCGGGGTTGCCCGATGCCAGCAGCATGGCCGTCAGAATCGCGTGGGGCACCGCTCCCCCCATCCCCGGGCGAGGCAGTCCTCCGCCGGGTCTACAGCTTCAGCTCCCTGCGTATCTCGTCGGCCTTGTCGGTCCTCTCCCAGGAGAAGGATCCGTCATCTCCGGGAATCCTGCCGAAGTGCCCGTAGGAGGCAGTCTTCCTGAAGATGGGCCGCCTGAGCCCGAGATGGTCGATGATGTCATAGGGCTCCAGGGGGAATATACCCCTGACGAGTTCCACGACCTTCGCCTGGTCGCAGAACTTCTCGGTGCCGAAGGTGTCGAGGCGGACGGACACGGGCTCCGGCTTGCCGATGGCGTAGGCGAGCTGGATCTCGCAGCGGTCGGCCACGCCGGCCGCCACCAGGTTCTTGGCGATGTACCTGGCCATGTAGGCGGCGGACCTGTCGACCTTGGTCGAGTCCTTGCCCGAGAAGCAGCCGCCGCCATGCCTGCCGGCACCGCCGTAGGAGTCGACGATGATCTTGCGCCCGGTCAGCCCGGTGTCGCCGTTGGGGCCCCCTATGGCGAAGCGGCCCGAAGGATTGTAGAGGAAGTTCGAGCTGTTCCAGGGCACCGAGGGCTTCATGCAGTCGAGGACGGGCTTCACCACGCGGGCGAGCACGTCGCTCTTCATCGAGGCG is a genomic window of Candidatus Fermentibacter sp. containing:
- a CDS encoding peptidoglycan DD-metalloendopeptidase family protein, producing the protein MPHAILTAMLLASGNPGLDSLGARLEETRIRAADLEAQHAAVSDILVAIHENLLAARAFYAGLEQQEALLLGDLEVIDSRCAAGESLQAALSGSLSEYLVYVYSHRSLLGSEALFCRGGLSRVLRREAYLEFLARRAAEEQILIGMETDSLSRYRDSLRLAQTEIASLRRQMDEIQERIVSEEGRQAMLRLQLGSELARARDSSAALELERERVSSLVSDLRAASSTVSATLGLVQPSAESVIGNSAGSLPWPADGEVVRRFGLEVHPVYGTETTSNGISVATPPACDVNAVSGGMVLYAREFPSLGRMVIVDHLDGYYTIYADLGDLDVECGDNVDGGQRLGRAGSLSDGRAGYYFEIRAGGQPVDPEGYLQ
- the metK gene encoding methionine adenosyltransferase is translated as MMRKLFTSESVADGHPDKICDQISDAVLDAHLAEDPNAHVACETLVTTDFCLLAGEVKSTVEVDYEAVAQGVIRDIGYCIPDIGFKYDRNTYEIHIHSQSPDIDHGVVSNRGAGDQGLMFGFACDETEALMPFPLQLAHRLLERLSVVRRDGTLPWARPDAKSQITVLYDENRPVEIAEILMSVHHAPEADNASMKSDVLARVVKPVLDCMKPSVPWNSSNFLYNPSGRFAIGGPNGDTGLTGRKIIVDSYGGAGRHGGGCFSGKDSTKVDRSAAYMARYIAKNLVAAGVADRCEIQLAYAIGKPEPVSVRLDTFGTEKFCDQAKVVELVRGIFPLEPYDIIDHLGLRRPIFRKTASYGHFGRIPGDDGSFSWERTDKADEIRRELKL